The following are from one region of the Nicotiana tomentosiformis chromosome 7, ASM39032v3, whole genome shotgun sequence genome:
- the LOC104106204 gene encoding uncharacterized protein, whose protein sequence is MHIERNVSDNIVSTVMNMTGKTKDTVKSRYDLVDFGIRQGLHPVEDGNNVLLPAACYALSPNEKLKAYTFFANLKVPDAFSSNISRCVNIQDKRIHGLKSHDHHVLLQDIFPVAIRGLLPKEVCEPIIALGNIFKNLCSKCLTIEDLDILEAEIPIILCKLQIVFLPAFFDVMVHLPIHLAREAKLGRPVQTRWMYPFERYMGTLKSYVRNQNYPEGSIAEGYLAEESLTFCS, encoded by the exons ATGCACATAGAAAGAAATGTGTCTGATAATATTGTATCTACTGTGATGAATATGACTGGAAAGACGAAGGACACGGTGAAAAGTAGATATGACTTGGTGGATTTTGGAATCAGGCAAGGGTTGCACCCAGTTGAGGATGGGAACAATGTTTTATTACCGGCAGCATGCTATGCATTATCCCCCAATGAGAAGTTGAAGGCATACACTTTCTTTGCTAATTTGAAGGTTCCTGATGCCTTTTCATCAAACATTTCAAGATGCGTCAACATACAAGACAAAAGAATACATGGATTGAAAAGTCATGATCACCACGTATTGTTGCAAGATATTTTTCCAGTAGCTATACGTGGCTTGTTGCCTAAAGAAGTGTGTGAACCAATTATAGCATTAGGAAATATTTTCAAGAATCTATGCTCTAAGTGCTTGACAATTGAAGATCTTGATATCTTAGAGGCTGAAATTCCTATCATATTATGCAAACTTCAAATTGTTTTTCTTCCGGCGTTCTTTGATGTTATGGTTCATTTGCCAATTCACTTGGCAAGAGAGGCAAAGCTTGGTAGACCAGTTCAAACTCGATGGATGTACCCTTTCGAGAG GTATATGGGAACACTTAAGTCTTATGTTCGAAACCAAAATTATCCAGAAGGTTCAATTGCAGAAGGTTATTTGGCAGAAGAaagcctcacattttgctcatga